From the genome of Globicephala melas chromosome 11, mGloMel1.2, whole genome shotgun sequence, one region includes:
- the RTP3 gene encoding receptor-transporting protein 3 has product MRQDMEAWKQVFQELIREVKPWHTWKLTRDKSLLPNILKPGWTQYQQWTCARFQCSSCSRNWASAQVQVLFHMHWSEGESRGRVKMRVFAQRCQKCSQPSFEVPKFTEGNISRILNNLVLQILKKCYREGFTLVEIPTIKEISLEGPHDSDNCEACLQGFCVQSELGLAMWSPVSPLPPTISSPILGITTEKPSPTRSSTGGDAVKKKKVLPRQSFPETTQAESLPISWSPRANTNFQAERRDQNSFNNCTFSSHTAQRTRSLGMSCCCCLMLIIIIVIVVKTTI; this is encoded by the exons ATGCGTCAGGACATGGAGGCGTGGAAGCAGGTGTTCCAGGAATTAATCCGGGAGGTGAAACCATGGCACACGTGGAAACTGACACGAGACAAAAGCCTTCTTCCTAACATCCTGAAGCCAGGGTGGACACAATACCAGCAGTGGACCTGTGCCAG GTTCCAGTGCTCCTCATGCTCTCGAAATTGGGCCTCTGCCCAAGTTCAGGTCCTTTTCCACATGCACTGGAGTGAGGGGGAATCCAGGGGCCGGGTGAAGATGAGGGTCTTTGCCCAAAGATGTCAGAAGTGCTCCCAGCCTTCGTTTGAGGTTCCCAAGTTTACAGAAGGGAACATCTCAAGGATCCTGAACAACCTGGTGTTGCAAATTCTGAAGAAATGCTATAGAGAAGGATTTACGTTGGTGGAGATTCCTACGATCAAGGAAATCTCTCTTGAAGGGCCACATGACAGTGACAATTGCGAGGCATGTCTGCAGGGCTTCTGTGTGCAGAGTGAGTTAGGTCTGGCCATGTGGTCACCAGTATCCCCATTACCTCCCACAATAAGCTCCCCCATCCTCGGGATCACCACCGAAAAACCTTCTCCCACGAGGAGTAGCACCGGAGGGGatgcagtgaagaaaaagaaggtaTTACCCAGACAGTCGTTTCCTGAGACCACACAAGCTGAGAGCCTCCCCATTTCCTGGAGCCCGAGAGCAAACACCaacttccaggcagagagaagagaccAGAACTCCTTCAACAATTGCACTTTCTCTTCCCACACAGCCCAGCGTACCAGGAGCTTAGGCatgagctgctgctgctgtctCATGCTAATAATCATCATTGTAATTGTGGTAAAAACCACTATCTGA